In Halobaculum magnesiiphilum, the following proteins share a genomic window:
- a CDS encoding DUF1616 domain-containing protein yields MSDSGGGRRGGKGDLNRTPVDVVLSAIYAVLVGAVALTGSIRGPAMVVLAGPLVLFLPGYALLSALAPGSANSAGDAVSAPPIGGVTIGWFERASLSVGISVAVLPLLVVLLAALGYQPTRTTVSVTLVGFVVLASALGAARRLALPEENRYGLPVDRWLREFRTFAGSRRATRVDKTGAVVLGVLVVLALAGMSVGLAAPPDGESYTEVALLTPSEDGPVAAGYPDAVANDEPLELVLSIENDLGRTTAYEYVVVLDRVSLSADSTEVTVLERDALERGNVSLADDETATRTLSLVPSMLGSDLRLSVFVYEGAAPEFPSRTTADKHLYIWVDVEDSG; encoded by the coding sequence ATGAGTGACAGCGGTGGTGGCCGGCGCGGCGGGAAGGGCGACCTCAATCGGACCCCGGTCGACGTGGTTCTCAGCGCCATCTACGCCGTTCTCGTCGGTGCCGTCGCCCTTACGGGGTCGATACGGGGGCCCGCAATGGTCGTCCTGGCCGGACCTCTCGTGTTGTTTCTTCCGGGGTATGCGCTGCTGTCCGCCTTGGCTCCGGGATCGGCTAACTCGGCCGGAGACGCCGTGTCCGCCCCGCCGATCGGTGGCGTAACGATCGGGTGGTTCGAACGAGCCTCGCTATCCGTTGGAATCAGTGTCGCCGTTCTCCCCCTTCTCGTGGTTCTGCTGGCTGCGCTCGGGTACCAACCGACACGAACGACTGTCTCCGTGACGCTGGTGGGGTTCGTCGTTCTGGCGTCGGCGCTCGGCGCGGCTCGGCGGCTCGCACTTCCGGAGGAGAACCGCTACGGGCTCCCGGTCGACCGGTGGCTGCGTGAATTTCGGACGTTCGCCGGGTCACGCCGAGCAACGCGAGTCGACAAGACTGGGGCCGTCGTGCTCGGCGTGCTGGTGGTACTCGCGCTGGCAGGGATGTCGGTGGGACTCGCCGCCCCTCCGGACGGAGAGTCTTACACCGAGGTCGCGCTGTTGACACCGAGCGAAGACGGGCCGGTCGCCGCGGGATATCCCGACGCCGTCGCGAACGACGAACCGCTCGAGCTGGTGTTGTCGATCGAGAACGACCTCGGTCGCACAACGGCGTACGAGTACGTCGTCGTCTTGGATCGCGTGTCTTTGTCGGCGGACAGCACCGAGGTGACGGTGCTCGAGCGGGACGCTCTCGAACGGGGGAACGTGAGCCTCGCGGACGACGAGACGGCGACCCGAACGCTGTCGTTGGTGCCGTCGATGCTCGGTAGCGACCTCCGGCTGAGCGTGTTCGTGTACGAGGGAGCGGCGCCGGAGTTCCCGTCACGAACCACCGCGGACAAACACCTGTACATCTGGGTCGACGTCGAGGACAGTGGATAA
- a CDS encoding flippase produces the protein MDLAKRLSRGIQAIFAANLVTMLAKAGLLLLLTRVLLTPEQYGELNFALSVLGGLAILATLGLPKSAARYVTEFAEQRPGMVPHVIVRSLGFLLFFTLLIAGGTALFGDEVATRFGVPSLVPVLGVGALFIAATALSAYTRQLFQAFNSVEWSGVVGVISGVSRLLFVALFVWLGYGVAGALFGYVAGLALGVLIGGVVLYRRFYSTYEPDVDPDASVSRRILEYSVPLTATRSANVIDKKVDTVLVGVLVDMTAVGFYTIGKAVSDFVSMPASSLGYTISPALSEQRSKGSEARAARIYQTTLRYVLLAYIPAVAGLILVAEPMVRYVFGSGYDGASPVVQVFGLFILVNAINKVTSDGLDYLGRARSRAIVKTVMALANVVLNLVLIPLMGVVGAAVATVITFSFYTFANVYIIHQELPLNPRDLVGVFGAAVAVTLVMSIVVWLTLPYVSGVPTLIGAVVLGAATWAVLSIAGGLLDPNEVTRLIG, from the coding sequence ATGGATTTAGCGAAACGACTGAGCCGTGGGATCCAAGCGATCTTCGCGGCCAACCTGGTCACGATGCTGGCGAAAGCTGGCCTCCTCCTGCTGTTGACGCGTGTGCTGTTGACTCCCGAGCAGTACGGCGAGTTGAACTTCGCGCTGTCGGTGCTCGGCGGCCTCGCGATCCTCGCGACGCTGGGGCTCCCGAAGTCGGCGGCCCGATACGTCACGGAGTTCGCCGAGCAGCGACCGGGGATGGTGCCGCACGTCATCGTCAGGTCGCTCGGGTTCCTCCTGTTCTTCACACTGCTCATCGCTGGGGGAACTGCCCTCTTCGGCGATGAAGTCGCCACGCGGTTCGGAGTCCCCTCACTCGTGCCGGTGCTCGGGGTCGGCGCGCTGTTCATCGCCGCCACCGCGTTGTCGGCGTACACTCGGCAGCTGTTCCAGGCGTTCAACAGCGTTGAGTGGAGCGGCGTCGTCGGAGTTATCTCAGGCGTCTCCCGGCTACTGTTCGTCGCGCTGTTCGTCTGGCTAGGGTACGGCGTGGCAGGCGCGCTGTTCGGCTACGTCGCAGGGTTGGCGTTAGGGGTTCTCATCGGAGGCGTCGTCCTCTACCGGCGCTTCTACTCGACGTACGAACCCGACGTCGACCCGGACGCGTCCGTCTCCCGTCGGATCCTAGAGTACAGCGTGCCGCTCACGGCGACCCGGAGCGCGAACGTCATCGACAAGAAGGTCGACACCGTGCTCGTCGGCGTCCTCGTTGACATGACCGCCGTCGGATTCTATACGATCGGGAAGGCCGTCTCCGACTTCGTGTCGATGCCGGCGTCCTCGCTCGGGTACACGATCTCGCCGGCCCTGAGCGAACAACGGTCTAAAGGGAGTGAGGCCAGGGCTGCACGGATCTACCAGACCACGCTCCGATACGTCCTCCTGGCGTACATCCCCGCCGTTGCTGGCTTGATCCTCGTGGCCGAACCGATGGTCCGATACGTATTCGGCTCCGGATACGACGGCGCCTCCCCGGTCGTCCAAGTCTTCGGCCTGTTCATCCTCGTCAACGCGATCAACAAGGTGACCAGCGACGGACTGGACTACCTCGGGCGAGCACGCTCTCGGGCGATCGTGAAGACGGTCATGGCACTTGCCAACGTCGTGCTCAATCTGGTCCTCATCCCACTCATGGGCGTCGTCGGCGCTGCGGTCGCCACCGTGATCACGTTCAGTTTCTACACGTTCGCCAACGTTTACATCATCCATCAGGAACTCCCGCTGAACCCCCGCGATCTCGTCGGCGTCTTCGGGGCCGCGGTGGCGGTCACCCTCGTCATGTCCATCGTCGTCTGGCTGACGCTCCCCTACGTGTCCGGGGTCCCGACGCTGATCGGGGCCGTCGTACTCGGGGCGGCGACGTGGGCCGTGCTATCTATCGCCGGTGGCCTGCTCGACCCGAACGAGGTCACCCGGCTGATCGGTTGA
- a CDS encoding GNAT family N-acetyltransferase → MDIRRLSLAEWDEALPNEGFEVFHTPEALETLDAHARGELRLYGGYKGEQAIGLAPVFVREQAFGTAALSPPPGFGIPRLGPLVMPTSPKQRKRERVNGRFAEGLLEEFDVDASTTLFRMVCPTSYADPRPFGWSSLSVEPTFTYHLPVDEDTDAILKSFSKSLRREIRDAEDVDCSFEVGDREDVRRIYEQARDRYTEQDRGFTMTWPYVRDLTDALSAVDRCRPYVVRDADGDFVSGILVLYSNDAAYFWLGGAVATLEGTTVNSALHWRIVRDIAADEPLGSVDTYDLMGANTERLCRYKSKFGADLVPYYTVESEGAGMRAAKTAYRLMSR, encoded by the coding sequence CGCACGCGAGGGGGGAACTGCGACTCTACGGCGGGTACAAGGGCGAACAGGCGATCGGCCTCGCGCCGGTGTTCGTTCGCGAGCAGGCGTTCGGCACGGCCGCGTTGTCGCCGCCGCCCGGGTTCGGGATCCCCCGGCTCGGGCCGCTCGTCATGCCGACCAGCCCCAAACAGCGCAAGCGCGAACGCGTCAACGGCCGGTTCGCCGAGGGGCTACTGGAGGAGTTCGATGTCGACGCGTCGACGACGCTGTTCCGGATGGTGTGTCCGACCAGCTACGCGGACCCGCGTCCGTTCGGGTGGTCGTCGCTGTCGGTCGAGCCGACGTTCACCTACCACCTCCCGGTCGACGAGGACACCGACGCGATACTGAAGTCCTTCTCGAAGAGCCTCCGGCGGGAGATCCGCGACGCCGAGGACGTAGACTGCTCGTTCGAGGTCGGCGACCGCGAGGACGTGCGTCGGATCTACGAGCAGGCGCGCGACCGCTACACCGAGCAGGACCGCGGCTTCACGATGACGTGGCCCTACGTGCGCGACCTCACCGACGCGCTCTCGGCGGTCGACCGCTGTCGCCCGTACGTCGTCCGCGACGCCGACGGCGACTTCGTCAGCGGGATACTCGTGTTGTACTCAAACGACGCCGCGTACTTCTGGCTCGGCGGCGCGGTCGCGACGTTGGAGGGGACGACGGTCAACAGCGCGCTCCACTGGCGGATCGTCCGCGACATCGCCGCCGATGAACCCCTCGGATCGGTCGATACGTACGACCTGATGGGCGCCAACACCGAGCGACTCTGCCGGTACAAGAGCAAGTTCGGCGCCGACCTCGTGCCGTACTACACGGTCGAGTCCGAGGGCGCGGGAATGCGCGCTGCCAAGACAGCCTACCGGCTCATGAGCAGGTGA
- a CDS encoding NAD-dependent epimerase/dehydratase family protein — MDTVNGRETETAAIDADITGRTVLVTGGAGFVGSHLARALVRDNEVRVLDDCSTGQPDNVPGDATLYEGDLLDEGLLQDAIDGVDLVFHEAGLVSVPKSVECPVESNRVNVAGTLAVLEAARSVDARVVLASSVAIYGDPETVPVDESHPTRPTSPYATDKLAIDHYARVYHERYGLETVSLRYFNVYGPGQSTGSYAGVVSTFLEQVRSGQPITVEGDGSQTRDFVHVADVVRANLAAATTEHVGEAFNIGTGDSVTIRELAELIADVAGATAGITHVHPRPGDVERSRADISKARRLLGFEPSVDLHTGIAELASRQCLER, encoded by the coding sequence ATGGATACTGTCAACGGCAGGGAGACGGAGACGGCGGCGATCGACGCCGACATCACCGGACGCACGGTGCTGGTCACCGGGGGTGCCGGGTTCGTGGGAAGCCATCTCGCACGAGCGCTCGTCCGCGACAACGAGGTCCGCGTACTCGACGACTGTTCGACCGGCCAGCCGGACAACGTTCCGGGGGATGCGACGCTGTATGAGGGCGATCTCCTCGACGAGGGGCTGTTGCAGGACGCGATCGACGGCGTCGACCTCGTGTTCCACGAGGCCGGGCTGGTCAGCGTCCCGAAGTCGGTCGAGTGCCCGGTTGAGAGCAATCGGGTGAACGTCGCCGGCACGCTCGCGGTCCTCGAAGCCGCACGCTCCGTCGACGCGCGGGTCGTACTCGCCTCCAGCGTCGCCATCTACGGCGACCCGGAGACGGTCCCGGTCGACGAGTCGCACCCGACCCGTCCGACCTCCCCGTATGCGACCGACAAGCTCGCGATCGACCACTACGCACGCGTATATCACGAACGATACGGACTGGAGACGGTTTCGCTCCGGTACTTCAACGTGTACGGGCCCGGCCAGTCGACGGGCAGCTATGCGGGCGTCGTGAGCACGTTCCTCGAACAGGTGCGCTCGGGCCAGCCGATCACCGTCGAGGGTGACGGCTCCCAGACGCGTGATTTCGTCCACGTCGCCGACGTGGTCCGGGCGAACCTCGCGGCCGCAACGACCGAACACGTCGGCGAGGCGTTCAACATCGGCACCGGCGACAGCGTCACGATCCGAGAACTCGCGGAGCTGATCGCCGACGTGGCCGGCGCCACTGCAGGGATCACCCACGTCCACCCTCGACCGGGCGACGTGGAACGTAGCCGTGCGGACATCTCGAAGGCGCGTCGACTGCTCGGCTTCGAGCCGAGCGTCGACCTTCACACCGGGATCGCCGAGTTAGCCAGCCGACAGTGTCTCGAGCGATAA
- a CDS encoding right-handed parallel beta-helix repeat-containing protein: MRPDWRSDIRRGGIVALVAVMVVAMAAPATSAATASAADSLGPGPTTYIDGCTTLDDAGTYVLDRDVRSTDGDCFTVTADDVRLLGAGHAVIGENATGSAIVVDGATGVHVEGFDAVDWWRGVTVVDAADVTVEDVAVENASADGVRVRDSAGVTVVNGSVVASGGHGIAVLESETTTVERMRIVNNTGDGVSVRRSETTTVRASAIVNNGGMGVAVADDSDPIERTPDVPSWLLPLLGGGGYDGLGGLFAPTDAAPDRASVVVAENRIAANRYEGVFVRGQNGSRISGNVVSGATDGISLVNASDGTVVGNNVSGSTDDGIALASTGATTVAENRLVDNANDGVYVFGSGNVLTNNTLAGNGDDGLDLDSGVDNRVISNVAHDNVDDGVFLREADSNVVARNVLRDNGDDGFDIRGSTDNDVHNNTVCRNANRDMQVRLGVEGNDVRDNSC; this comes from the coding sequence ATGAGACCAGACTGGCGGAGCGATATCCGACGGGGCGGCATCGTCGCGCTCGTCGCCGTGATGGTGGTCGCGATGGCCGCCCCGGCGACGAGCGCGGCGACCGCGTCGGCGGCGGACAGCCTCGGTCCCGGCCCGACCACGTACATCGACGGCTGCACGACCCTCGATGACGCCGGCACGTACGTCCTCGACCGCGACGTGCGGTCGACCGACGGGGACTGCTTCACGGTGACGGCCGACGACGTACGGTTGTTGGGTGCGGGTCACGCGGTGATCGGCGAGAACGCAACCGGGTCGGCGATCGTCGTCGACGGCGCGACCGGCGTCCACGTCGAGGGCTTCGACGCGGTCGACTGGTGGCGCGGCGTCACGGTCGTCGACGCCGCGGACGTGACCGTCGAGGACGTGGCCGTCGAGAACGCGAGCGCCGACGGCGTCCGAGTCCGCGACTCCGCGGGCGTCACCGTCGTCAACGGGAGCGTCGTCGCGTCCGGCGGCCACGGGATCGCCGTGCTCGAAAGCGAGACCACGACCGTCGAGCGGATGCGCATCGTGAACAACACCGGCGACGGCGTGTCGGTTCGGCGCTCGGAGACGACGACGGTCCGCGCGAGCGCCATCGTGAACAACGGCGGGATGGGCGTCGCCGTCGCGGACGACTCCGACCCGATCGAGCGCACTCCGGACGTTCCCTCCTGGCTGCTGCCGCTCCTCGGCGGCGGCGGGTACGACGGCCTCGGCGGCCTGTTCGCCCCGACGGATGCGGCCCCCGATCGAGCGTCGGTCGTCGTCGCGGAGAACCGGATCGCGGCCAACCGCTACGAGGGGGTGTTCGTCCGTGGACAGAACGGGAGCCGGATCTCGGGTAACGTCGTCTCCGGCGCGACCGACGGGATCAGCCTCGTCAACGCCTCCGACGGGACCGTCGTCGGGAACAACGTCTCCGGCAGCACCGACGACGGCATCGCGCTCGCGTCCACGGGCGCGACGACCGTCGCGGAGAACCGCCTCGTCGACAACGCCAACGACGGCGTCTACGTGTTCGGGTCCGGGAACGTCCTGACGAACAACACGCTCGCCGGCAACGGCGACGACGGCCTCGACCTCGACAGCGGCGTCGACAACAGGGTGATCTCGAACGTCGCGCACGACAACGTCGACGACGGCGTCTTCCTCCGCGAGGCGGACAGCAACGTCGTCGCGCGCAACGTCCTCCGGGACAACGGCGACGACGGCTTCGACATCCGGGGTTCGACCGATAACGACGTCCACAACAACACCGTGTGTCGCAACGCCAACCGCGACATGCAGGTCCGCCTGGGTGTCGAGGGCAACGACGTACGCGACAACTCCTGCTGA
- a CDS encoding metal-dependent hydrolase, with translation MWPWDHVAVAYLAYAVYARARGRRPSDAAALAVVAAAVAPDMIDKPLSWWLAVFPSGRSLGHSAFTAVGVVAITGAVQRRVGAVGFTPAVAIGYVSHLLGDMAYPLLVKDTLSVEFLLWPLVPAVNDPTPAPFTYVAELFAAYLGYLTTPAGATYLVLDLVFLLGTATLWIRDGAPGARWIREWTTDSDEE, from the coding sequence ATGTGGCCGTGGGATCACGTCGCCGTCGCGTACCTCGCGTACGCCGTGTACGCACGGGCCCGCGGAAGGCGCCCGTCGGACGCGGCGGCGCTCGCCGTCGTCGCCGCCGCGGTGGCGCCCGACATGATCGACAAGCCGCTGTCGTGGTGGCTCGCCGTCTTCCCGTCCGGCCGGTCGCTCGGTCACTCGGCATTCACGGCCGTGGGCGTGGTCGCGATTACTGGCGCTGTCCAACGGCGCGTCGGCGCGGTCGGTTTCACCCCCGCGGTCGCCATCGGTTACGTCTCACACCTCCTCGGCGACATGGCGTATCCACTGCTGGTCAAGGACACTCTTAGCGTCGAGTTCCTACTGTGGCCGCTGGTGCCCGCTGTGAACGACCCCACACCGGCCCCGTTCACGTACGTGGCCGAGCTGTTCGCTGCATATCTCGGATACCTCACGACGCCTGCGGGAGCGACGTATCTGGTACTGGATCTCGTTTTCCTACTCGGAACCGCGACACTGTGGATCCGAGATGGCGCTCCCGGGGCCAGATGGATCCGGGAGTGGACTACCGACTCAGACGAGGAGTGA
- a CDS encoding glycosyltransferase — MRVLNLVTNERARFFRKQRATLTDLGVEETTLTVPGDHSYDNGSTNERSAVDYLRFLPQVVRRSFGEFDLVHANYGLTAPHALAQLRLPVVLSLWGTDLMGRYGPITKACARRADEVVVMSDRMAAALDRPCHVIPHGVDLDLFEPMPTDDARAELGWDADADHVLFPYPPARGVKDYPRAERVVDRVRDRLEGEVAFHTVTGEPHERMPVYMNAADVLLLTSRHEGSPNAVKEALACNLPVVSTDVGDVPERLDGVAHSRVARSDAQLVDGVVAALRAGERSDGRAAAEEVSAEETGARLLAVYEEVLS; from the coding sequence ATGCGGGTGCTCAACCTGGTCACCAACGAACGCGCGCGCTTCTTTCGAAAACAACGGGCCACGCTCACGGATCTGGGCGTGGAGGAGACCACGCTGACCGTCCCCGGCGACCACTCCTACGACAACGGCTCGACGAACGAGCGGTCCGCGGTCGACTACCTCAGGTTTCTCCCGCAGGTCGTGCGTCGCTCGTTCGGGGAGTTCGATCTCGTTCACGCGAACTACGGGCTGACGGCGCCGCACGCGCTCGCGCAGCTTCGACTCCCGGTGGTGCTGTCGCTGTGGGGGACCGATCTGATGGGCAGGTACGGCCCGATCACGAAGGCGTGCGCCCGTCGCGCGGACGAGGTCGTCGTGATGTCCGACCGAATGGCCGCGGCGCTCGATCGCCCGTGTCACGTCATCCCACACGGCGTCGACCTCGACCTGTTCGAGCCGATGCCGACAGACGATGCCCGCGCCGAGCTGGGATGGGACGCCGACGCCGACCACGTGCTGTTTCCGTACCCGCCCGCACGCGGGGTGAAGGACTACCCGCGCGCCGAGCGCGTCGTCGACCGCGTCCGCGACCGCCTCGAGGGGGAGGTCGCCTTCCACACCGTCACCGGCGAGCCGCACGAGCGGATGCCCGTGTACATGAACGCGGCGGACGTGCTGCTGCTCACCTCTCGCCACGAGGGCTCGCCGAACGCCGTGAAGGAGGCGCTGGCGTGCAACCTCCCGGTCGTCTCCACCGACGTGGGTGACGTGCCCGAGCGCCTCGACGGCGTCGCCCACTCGCGAGTCGCCCGCAGCGACGCGCAACTCGTCGACGGCGTCGTCGCGGCGCTCCGCGCCGGCGAACGCTCGGACGGTCGGGCGGCCGCCGAGGAGGTGTCGGCCGAGGAGACCGGCGCTCGACTGTTGGCCGTCTACGAGGAGGTGCTCTCGTGA